In one Prosthecochloris aestuarii DSM 271 genomic region, the following are encoded:
- a CDS encoding TrbI/VirB10 family protein → MRKKSVVSDHSGGYDPHASTVNPDDPRLKVARRKGRSIRKGPVAGVVGVVVGLLMLAVSLALLPREKAHRETERRAPGAAERFAIPDMIRNAPDNDDPVLVEGPVDELFAGELSSSEEESFTEDSLPVSGRYVASSGIDSGADQDQDAYDRALEASPFFQGAGEMSPMSGMVAQGRGGDGLSGGLSDLRDLMGATQVPQGLFGEEDPNRQGHKDDFMAGEGGARHGVAAGDVVYPSSPFEIKAGSIIPVSLVTGIDSDLPGEIIGQVREHVYDSVTGRYLLIPQGSRLLARYDSMVSYGQRRALVCWNRLIRPDGSSIDLGCAPGIGLDGYAGFGDRVDNHFDRLIGGVLLSSVLSVGTTMSQGEWDGHDDRTAGQLFAANAGEEINRAGQQITRKNLGIQPTIKVRPGYSVNVLVNRDLTLGPVGEW, encoded by the coding sequence ATGAGAAAAAAATCGGTTGTATCGGATCATTCGGGAGGGTATGATCCTCACGCGTCAACGGTGAACCCGGACGATCCACGCCTGAAAGTGGCAAGGAGGAAAGGGCGTTCTATACGTAAGGGGCCTGTTGCCGGGGTTGTGGGGGTGGTTGTCGGTTTGTTGATGCTCGCGGTGTCACTTGCTTTGCTGCCTCGTGAGAAGGCGCATCGGGAGACGGAGAGGAGGGCGCCTGGAGCAGCAGAGCGGTTCGCAATACCTGATATGATCCGCAATGCGCCGGATAATGACGATCCTGTCCTTGTAGAGGGGCCTGTTGATGAACTGTTTGCAGGGGAGCTTTCGTCATCTGAAGAGGAGTCGTTTACTGAGGATTCGCTTCCTGTGAGCGGGAGATATGTGGCTTCTTCCGGCATTGACTCTGGCGCGGATCAGGACCAGGATGCGTATGACCGGGCTTTGGAAGCAAGTCCGTTTTTTCAGGGTGCCGGTGAAATGAGTCCGATGTCGGGCATGGTTGCTCAGGGAAGAGGTGGGGATGGTTTATCGGGTGGCTTGTCTGACCTTCGTGATCTTATGGGAGCGACACAAGTCCCGCAGGGCTTGTTTGGCGAAGAGGACCCGAACAGGCAGGGGCATAAAGATGATTTCATGGCTGGTGAGGGTGGCGCTCGTCATGGGGTTGCGGCCGGGGATGTGGTCTACCCTTCGAGTCCTTTCGAGATCAAGGCGGGATCGATTATTCCGGTGAGCCTGGTGACCGGTATCGATTCCGATCTTCCGGGGGAGATTATCGGCCAGGTGCGTGAGCATGTGTATGATAGCGTGACGGGCAGATATCTTCTTATTCCTCAGGGATCGAGATTGCTGGCCCGTTATGACAGTATGGTTTCCTATGGGCAGCGTCGGGCGTTGGTGTGCTGGAACCGGCTGATCCGTCCGGATGGTTCGTCGATTGATCTTGGCTGTGCTCCGGGGATCGGGCTTGACGGATATGCGGGATTCGGAGATCGGGTTGATAATCATTTTGACCGCCTGATCGGAGGGGTGCTGCTTTCATCAGTGCTTTCGGTTGGGACGACGATGTCTCAAGGGGAGTGGGATGGTCATGATGACAGGACTGCAGGGCAGTTGTTTGCAGCGAATGCAGGAGAGGAGATCAATCGTGCGGGCCAGCAGATTACCCGGAAAAATCTTGGTATCCAACCGACGATCAAAGTGAGACCGGGCTATTCTGTCAATGTGCTGGTGAACAGGGATTTGACGCTGGGGCCGGTGGGTGAATGGTGA
- the trbG gene encoding P-type conjugative transfer protein TrbG, giving the protein MSKRYMVSSGLLALCMASSGCSQAAEGTFVEASPVADRMQVAAPEVAHSLLSENRLLRIPGDDERRPVAGKPWEVIDAANRSAAQNPDSAGYFNAIMLYDYVPGSLFQVYAAPLRLTDIQLQPGEKIVGQPAAGDTVRWILGIGRSRIDGQEQQHVYVKATRPGLETTLVITTDRRTYHLELHSYRETYMAAVQWRYPQEELRVPGAGAGEDVVASGVDIRQLNFGYDVDVRKGGRPSWMPLKVFDDGRKTFIQFPDSMLAGEAPVLFVVSREGDSQLVNYRVKDEFFVVDRLFEEAELRIGRKRQNVVRISRL; this is encoded by the coding sequence ATGAGTAAAAGGTATATGGTTTCTTCTGGATTGCTTGCGCTGTGTATGGCGAGTTCGGGATGCAGTCAGGCGGCTGAAGGGACATTTGTGGAGGCTTCTCCTGTTGCAGATCGGATGCAGGTGGCGGCGCCTGAGGTTGCGCATTCTTTGCTATCGGAAAACAGGCTGCTGCGGATTCCTGGAGATGATGAGCGTCGGCCGGTAGCGGGTAAGCCATGGGAGGTTATTGACGCGGCAAATCGTTCGGCTGCACAGAATCCCGATAGTGCGGGGTACTTTAATGCGATTATGCTCTATGATTATGTGCCTGGAAGTTTGTTTCAGGTGTATGCAGCTCCTTTGCGTTTGACCGATATTCAGTTGCAGCCGGGGGAGAAAATTGTGGGACAACCTGCTGCTGGTGATACGGTTCGCTGGATTCTCGGAATCGGGCGCAGTAGAATTGATGGTCAGGAGCAGCAGCATGTGTATGTGAAAGCAACCAGACCGGGATTGGAGACGACACTTGTGATTACGACGGACCGTCGGACCTATCATCTTGAGTTGCACAGTTATCGGGAAACTTACATGGCTGCAGTGCAGTGGCGTTACCCGCAGGAGGAACTTCGCGTACCGGGAGCTGGGGCGGGGGAAGATGTCGTTGCTTCCGGGGTGGATATCCGTCAACTGAATTTCGGGTATGATGTCGATGTTCGCAAGGGAGGCCGTCCTTCGTGGATGCCGTTGAAGGTGTTTGATGATGGGCGCAAGACGTTTATTCAATTCCCTGATTCTATGTTGGCTGGTGAAGCGCCTGTGCTGTTTGTGGTGTCACGGGAGGGTGATTCGCAACTGGTGAATTATCGGGTTAAAGATGAGTTTTTTGTGGTTGACCGGTTGTTTGAGGAGGCGGAACTGCGCATTGGCAGGAAACGCCAGAATGTGGTCAGGATCAGTCGCTTGTAG
- the trbF gene encoding conjugal transfer protein TrbF, with protein sequence MSKEASGRKWSPEGGLDTPYKRARQEWDNRMGSAVIQAKNWRLATFATLLLVAFPSLLGLVYLGAQPKAVPHIVEVSADGKAVYRGPIGRNWSEYRPDEASVKYHLGRFVHDTRMVSSDKAVVKRNWLDAYTLVTQRAANTLNEHAKKHNPFDRSETQRVSVQILGMVQISAESWQIDWKESSWGKRGEPFGDEFWRGIFSIALKKPESEQQLAANPIGLFIDEFHWSKIQR encoded by the coding sequence ATGAGTAAAGAAGCTTCGGGCCGGAAGTGGTCTCCTGAGGGCGGGCTTGATACGCCTTATAAGCGAGCCAGACAAGAGTGGGATAACCGGATGGGCAGTGCGGTTATCCAGGCTAAAAACTGGCGACTTGCAACCTTTGCGACGTTGCTGTTGGTAGCGTTTCCCTCTCTTCTGGGGTTGGTGTATCTGGGGGCTCAACCGAAAGCTGTTCCTCATATTGTTGAGGTTTCTGCTGATGGCAAGGCTGTTTATCGGGGGCCGATTGGCAGGAATTGGTCGGAGTACCGGCCGGATGAGGCGTCGGTGAAATATCATCTGGGGCGGTTTGTTCATGATACTCGTATGGTCTCGTCTGATAAGGCTGTTGTGAAGCGAAACTGGCTTGATGCGTATACGCTGGTGACGCAACGTGCGGCTAATACGCTTAATGAGCATGCAAAAAAACATAATCCTTTTGACCGTTCCGAGACGCAACGTGTCAGCGTGCAGATTCTCGGGATGGTCCAGATTTCAGCCGAGAGCTGGCAGATTGACTGGAAGGAGTCTTCATGGGGTAAGCGTGGGGAGCCTTTTGGTGATGAATTCTGGAGAGGGATCTTCAGCATTGCGCTGAAAAAACCCGAGAGCGAACAGCAACTGGCTGCTAATCCGATAGGGTTGTTTATCGATGAGTTTCACTGGTCAAAAATTCAACGTTAA
- the trbL gene encoding P-type conjugative transfer protein TrbL: MHPGILTDTLNHFLDAFTASWGYLQPSINWLIGILLSIEILLLGLWWALSGGEQLVNVMKKLLFLGFWMWLVTGFPYISHAFVSSLIEAGKIAGNSTGDGPSLFNPSKILWYGIDITKPLGAQLKKSGFNLVNAFVIALAYLLIIIAYMIIAWQVFFAVLEYYLLMAVVSILLPFGFVEKTRFLAEKAISAVISSGIKLMVLAFILSVGEPIIKGFDLPEGLWSFEEIWSILLVSGGIAFLAWNAPNVASGLLSGSPSLSANSAASQAGQAAMVAGAAVSAGVAATGAAASVAGGAVKMASAATTGADIAGGAAAMGGAGPIGTAAARLKGGAEAVGKGVWNRTGGKVADFMKQHAAEGSKEGYVNTGGKLPKSSKSSEGPAWASAMIQSLQNARQESSRSAKGNGDNL, from the coding sequence ATGCATCCAGGTATTCTTACTGATACTCTTAATCATTTTCTTGATGCATTTACTGCGAGTTGGGGATATTTACAACCATCGATTAATTGGTTGATAGGAATACTCCTTTCCATCGAAATTCTATTGTTAGGATTATGGTGGGCATTGAGCGGTGGGGAGCAGCTTGTAAATGTCATGAAAAAGCTTCTCTTCTTAGGCTTTTGGATGTGGTTGGTTACAGGTTTTCCATATATAAGTCACGCATTTGTTAGTTCGCTCATAGAGGCTGGAAAAATAGCTGGGAATAGTACCGGTGATGGGCCTAGTTTATTTAATCCATCAAAAATACTTTGGTATGGCATTGATATAACCAAGCCTTTGGGAGCGCAATTAAAAAAATCAGGTTTTAATCTGGTAAATGCTTTTGTTATTGCTTTGGCGTATTTGTTGATAATAATTGCATATATGATTATTGCGTGGCAAGTGTTTTTTGCTGTTTTAGAGTATTATTTATTGATGGCGGTTGTAAGCATTTTGCTTCCCTTTGGTTTTGTTGAAAAAACAAGATTTTTGGCTGAAAAAGCGATTTCAGCAGTTATTTCTTCAGGTATTAAATTAATGGTTTTGGCTTTTATTCTGTCTGTAGGTGAGCCGATTATAAAGGGATTCGATTTGCCGGAGGGATTATGGTCTTTTGAGGAAATTTGGTCAATACTATTGGTTTCCGGTGGTATTGCTTTCCTGGCATGGAATGCTCCTAATGTCGCATCAGGGTTGTTGTCTGGGAGTCCGAGTTTGTCGGCTAATTCGGCGGCGAGTCAGGCGGGGCAGGCAGCTATGGTTGCGGGGGCTGCTGTGTCGGCCGGGGTGGCGGCGACTGGTGCTGCGGCGTCGGTGGCGGGAGGGGCGGTCAAGATGGCTTCTGCTGCTACAACTGGTGCTGATATTGCTGGCGGGGCAGCGGCAATGGGTGGTGCCGGGCCGATTGGCACTGCTGCAGCGAGGTTGAAAGGTGGTGCTGAGGCTGTTGGTAAGGGGGTCTGGAACCGGACTGGTGGTAAGGTGGCAGATTTTATGAAACAGCATGCTGCAGAAGGGTCGAAAGAAGGGTATGTGAATACCGGCGGAAAATTGCCGAAGAGTTCGAAAAGTTCGGAGGGACCAGCGTGGGCTTCGGCTATGATACAGTCTTTGCAGAATGCCCGGCAGGAGAGTTCCCGGTCGGCAAAGGGTAATGGCGATAATTTATAA
- a CDS encoding conjugal transfer protein TrbJ: MVQHLLTRFGVTAIAGLVLWSQTAGAALPVIDVANLNRNTVTSIQMVQDVAHQVTQIQHQIRQYEAQLQALRRLDGGSFGAVQGILSGNFRELSGVLRDINAIGYDLNRLRSEYDALFPRGTDWDAVDLAEYEAYYRDWNRELEESARTAMEAQSVIDRTQAYTDEAAQILSRSRASEGHVMQLQSQTQMLGLMSAQIGDLTSTLAASERVVATAAAVSAKEKAAAMKLNEKLWEGYGDVDIPEAKYYSIPLIH, encoded by the coding sequence ATGGTCCAGCATCTGTTGACAAGGTTTGGCGTGACTGCAATAGCCGGTTTGGTTTTGTGGTCACAAACGGCTGGCGCTGCATTGCCGGTGATCGATGTGGCTAATCTGAACCGTAATACGGTGACTTCGATTCAGATGGTGCAGGATGTGGCGCATCAGGTGACGCAGATTCAGCATCAGATCCGGCAGTATGAAGCTCAGCTGCAGGCGTTGAGGCGGCTTGACGGGGGTTCATTCGGGGCGGTTCAGGGGATTCTTTCGGGTAATTTTCGCGAGCTTTCCGGGGTACTGCGCGATATCAATGCTATCGGGTATGATCTTAACCGGCTCAGAAGTGAATATGATGCGTTGTTTCCGCGGGGGACGGACTGGGATGCTGTGGATCTCGCGGAGTATGAAGCGTATTACCGGGATTGGAACCGGGAGCTGGAAGAGAGTGCACGGACGGCAATGGAGGCGCAGTCGGTGATTGATCGAACACAGGCGTACACGGATGAGGCTGCTCAGATTCTTTCGCGGTCGAGGGCAAGCGAGGGACATGTGATGCAGCTGCAGTCTCAGACCCAGATGCTTGGTTTGATGTCGGCACAGATTGGGGATTTAACCAGCACTCTTGCAGCGAGCGAGCGAGTTGTGGCTACGGCTGCTGCGGTGAGCGCGAAGGAGAAGGCTGCGGCGATGAAGTTGAATGAAAAGTTGTGGGAAGGATATGGTGATGTGGATATTCCTGAGGCTAAGTATTATAGTATTCCATTAATTCATTGA
- the trbE gene encoding conjugal transfer protein TrbE has translation MLNLKEYREPTTRLPDFLPWAALVAPGVVLQKDRCLQKTMGFRGPDLASSSASELASSVARLNNALKRLGSGWSFFIEAQRFESSRYPSSSWVHPVAWLVDLERREQFSEAGAHFESSYFMTLVWQLPGEQSTRLNGVFYDDPLRRDEVMDNDRDLEFFVKGVREIMDIMSGVFVEVRELNDDETLSYLHSTVSTNRHPVLAPDVPMYLDALIPDQAFTNGDIPMLGDAFIPTCTFSGFPSTSLPGILDDLNHLRIEYRWVCRFLCLDKADAKRELEKYRKRWWQKRKSLFTLLKEEAAKQESALLDSDAANKAADADAALQELGEDMVAYGYLTCTVTVQHPDLDEAMRRIRLVKQVVQGRGFVVKDETLNSREAWLGSIPGHVYANVRRPLVNTLNLAHMMPLSAIWAGSDENTHLKEVCGCGTPHVLCSTTGSTPFRLNLHVGDVGHTLVVGPTGAGKSTLLGLLELQWLRYPGARVVIFDKDRSARAATMALQGAYYEPGGEMAPLAFQPFLGIDRVQERIWTSGFVMLLLREQGVAEQPALKKEIDMALESLASSERDHRTMTVFCDLVQSREVRDALRPYTVQGNYGQLFDADCEDMQHGFWTMIEMNSLMALPQEALVPSLSYLFHRVEQGFDGSPTLLVLDEAWLFLKHPVFMGQLQNWLKTLRKKNVSVVFATQEAADAAESPIMATILSACHTKIFLPDEEAMTPGMKRAYQAFGLTETETALLAGAQKKRDYYYRSPYGRRMFSLNMGPVALTFTGLSSPEDQRFMDRMSVEQGAEMYAELLLRYRGLDWAAELLSAARSGESDVFQT, from the coding sequence ATGTTGAATCTGAAAGAGTACAGGGAGCCGACGACACGACTTCCGGATTTTCTCCCCTGGGCTGCACTTGTTGCTCCCGGAGTGGTATTGCAGAAGGATCGTTGTCTGCAGAAAACCATGGGGTTCAGGGGGCCTGATCTGGCAAGTTCATCGGCATCGGAGCTTGCTTCTTCGGTCGCCCGTTTGAACAACGCTTTGAAGCGTTTGGGCAGCGGGTGGTCGTTTTTTATCGAAGCGCAGCGTTTTGAGAGTTCCCGTTATCCGTCTTCTTCATGGGTTCATCCTGTGGCCTGGCTGGTGGATCTTGAACGGCGGGAGCAGTTTTCGGAAGCTGGAGCTCATTTTGAGTCTTCTTATTTCATGACGTTGGTCTGGCAGTTGCCGGGTGAGCAGTCGACGCGTTTGAACGGTGTGTTTTATGATGATCCTCTTCGTCGCGATGAGGTGATGGATAACGATCGTGATCTTGAGTTTTTTGTCAAGGGGGTAAGGGAGATCATGGACATCATGAGCGGTGTCTTTGTGGAGGTGAGGGAACTGAACGATGATGAGACGCTGAGCTATCTGCATAGTACGGTTTCGACAAACCGCCATCCTGTTCTGGCCCCGGATGTCCCTATGTATCTTGACGCACTGATTCCGGATCAGGCATTTACGAACGGTGATATTCCGATGCTTGGCGATGCATTTATTCCGACCTGCACGTTTTCGGGCTTTCCTTCAACGTCTCTGCCGGGGATTCTTGATGATCTGAACCATCTCAGAATTGAGTATCGCTGGGTGTGCCGCTTTCTCTGTCTTGATAAGGCTGATGCCAAACGGGAGTTGGAGAAGTACCGAAAGCGGTGGTGGCAGAAGCGCAAGTCGTTGTTTACGCTGTTGAAGGAGGAGGCTGCCAAGCAGGAGTCGGCTCTTCTGGATAGCGACGCGGCCAATAAGGCGGCCGATGCTGATGCTGCTTTGCAGGAGCTTGGAGAGGATATGGTCGCTTACGGGTATCTGACCTGCACGGTGACGGTGCAGCATCCGGATCTTGACGAGGCGATGCGGCGAATACGGCTGGTCAAGCAGGTTGTTCAGGGGCGGGGTTTTGTGGTGAAAGATGAGACGCTTAACAGCAGGGAGGCCTGGCTGGGAAGTATTCCGGGGCATGTGTATGCCAATGTCCGGCGTCCGCTGGTCAATACGCTGAACCTTGCGCATATGATGCCGTTATCGGCTATATGGGCGGGTAGTGATGAGAATACGCATTTGAAGGAGGTGTGCGGTTGCGGGACGCCTCATGTTCTGTGTTCGACGACAGGAAGTACGCCGTTCAGGCTGAACCTGCATGTCGGCGATGTGGGCCATACGCTGGTTGTGGGGCCTACAGGTGCGGGAAAGTCGACGCTGTTGGGATTGCTTGAGCTGCAATGGCTTCGATATCCTGGTGCCAGAGTGGTGATTTTTGATAAGGATCGGTCGGCTCGGGCTGCGACGATGGCTCTTCAGGGGGCATATTATGAGCCGGGGGGTGAGATGGCACCGTTGGCGTTTCAGCCATTTCTTGGTATTGACAGGGTTCAGGAGCGCATATGGACTTCAGGGTTTGTGATGCTGCTGCTGCGTGAGCAGGGTGTGGCTGAGCAGCCTGCGTTGAAGAAGGAGATCGATATGGCGCTTGAGAGCCTTGCGTCGAGTGAAAGGGATCATCGGACGATGACGGTGTTTTGTGATCTGGTGCAGTCGAGAGAGGTTCGTGATGCGTTGAGACCGTATACGGTTCAGGGAAATTATGGTCAGTTATTTGATGCTGATTGCGAGGATATGCAGCATGGGTTCTGGACCATGATTGAGATGAATTCTTTGATGGCGCTGCCGCAGGAAGCGCTTGTTCCTTCGCTTTCGTATCTCTTTCATCGGGTTGAACAGGGATTTGACGGGAGCCCGACTCTTCTGGTGCTTGACGAGGCGTGGCTTTTTCTGAAGCATCCTGTTTTTATGGGTCAGCTTCAGAACTGGCTGAAGACGCTTCGTAAAAAGAATGTGTCGGTGGTTTTTGCGACTCAGGAGGCTGCAGATGCAGCAGAGTCTCCGATTATGGCGACGATTCTCTCTGCCTGCCATACGAAGATTTTCCTTCCGGATGAGGAGGCGATGACGCCGGGGATGAAACGCGCGTATCAGGCTTTTGGATTGACTGAAACGGAGACTGCTCTTCTTGCTGGTGCACAGAAAAAACGGGATTACTATTACCGGTCACCTTACGGGCGAAGGATGTTTTCTCTGAATATGGGACCTGTTGCGCTGACATTTACCGGGCTGTCTTCACCGGAGGATCAACGGTTTATGGATAGGATGTCTGTTGAACAGGGAGCGGAGATGTACGCTGAGCTCCTTTTGCGTTACCGGGGACTTGACTGGGCGGCGGAGCTGCTTTCAGCTGCGCGGTCGGGTGAGTCGGATGTTTTTCAAACATGA
- a CDS encoding VirB3 family type IV secretion system protein, whose amino-acid sequence MIEGYEVPVHRSLTDVILLGGVPRTLAFLLWTTAAAFGFGLHQLWVVPVGIVFHLVFAAAARRDPFFFEVFVRALKAPKRMEP is encoded by the coding sequence ATGATCGAGGGGTATGAGGTGCCTGTTCACCGGTCGTTGACGGATGTGATTCTGCTTGGTGGTGTTCCTCGTACGTTGGCGTTTCTGTTGTGGACAACGGCAGCAGCGTTCGGATTTGGTCTGCACCAGTTGTGGGTTGTGCCGGTTGGCATTGTGTTCCACCTGGTGTTTGCGGCTGCAGCGCGACGCGATCCGTTCTTTTTCGAAGTGTTTGTGCGGGCGTTGAAAGCGCCGAAGCGGATGGAGCCATAA
- a CDS encoding TrbC/VirB2 family protein, translated as MKRTLLAIFFLFFANTLFGASTDMPWEGPLEKLLNSLTGPVSRVIGAVAIVSLGLGLAFSDGGSVMRKALWVVMGLAIAYNAVSWGLEFMGFGGGLSV; from the coding sequence ATGAAGCGGACATTGTTGGCGATTTTTTTTCTTTTTTTCGCAAATACGCTCTTTGGTGCTTCAACCGATATGCCGTGGGAGGGCCCTCTTGAGAAGTTACTGAATTCATTGACTGGTCCTGTGTCGAGAGTGATCGGTGCGGTGGCTATTGTGTCGCTTGGGCTCGGGCTGGCGTTTTCGGATGGGGGAAGCGTGATGCGTAAGGCGTTGTGGGTGGTGATGGGGCTTGCGATAGCCTACAATGCGGTGAGCTGGGGTCTTGAATTTATGGGTTTTGGTGGAGGACTGAGCGTATGA
- the trbB gene encoding P-type conjugative transfer ATPase TrbB, with translation MASLRSAVLPIVHLLEQERIVEIMLNPDGCIWVEEAGKGMYRTDIRMSSDDAERMIRLAAAAVHTEVNERHPSLAATLPGWGARLQASVPPIVSSPVFALRKPPVVVFRLDDYVDAGIMTAEQAAYLEGCVYARRNVLVGGGTGSGKTTLTNALLAVVAATGDRVYIVEDNPELQCRAENMVNVLVHPPFYTHQHAVMDAMRFRPDRIIVGEVRDGAALDMLKAWNTGHPGGIATIHANHTSAMLDRMAQLCQEVMPSAPRYLIAEAVDVCVHISRNDRSSAGRIVTGIAEVKGLGDGGEWLLEQRFGQGIPELCCIGGP, from the coding sequence ATGGCTTCATTGCGTAGTGCTGTATTGCCTATTGTTCATTTGTTGGAGCAGGAGCGTATTGTTGAGATTATGCTGAACCCTGATGGCTGTATCTGGGTTGAGGAGGCTGGAAAGGGTATGTACCGGACGGATATCAGAATGAGTTCGGACGATGCTGAACGGATGATACGCCTTGCTGCTGCTGCTGTTCATACCGAGGTTAACGAGCGTCACCCATCCCTGGCTGCGACGCTGCCGGGCTGGGGAGCGCGCCTTCAGGCTTCGGTTCCTCCTATTGTTTCTTCCCCTGTGTTTGCTTTGCGAAAACCTCCTGTTGTCGTGTTTAGGCTTGATGATTATGTCGATGCGGGGATTATGACTGCTGAACAAGCGGCTTACCTGGAGGGTTGTGTGTATGCCAGACGCAATGTTCTTGTCGGTGGCGGAACGGGTTCGGGGAAGACGACCCTGACCAACGCTCTTCTTGCTGTTGTTGCCGCTACCGGTGATCGGGTGTATATCGTTGAGGATAATCCTGAGCTGCAGTGCAGGGCTGAGAATATGGTGAATGTGCTGGTTCATCCTCCTTTTTATACGCATCAGCATGCGGTTATGGATGCGATGCGTTTCAGGCCTGACAGGATCATTGTGGGAGAGGTCCGCGATGGTGCTGCGCTCGATATGCTGAAGGCCTGGAATACCGGGCATCCGGGTGGAATTGCTACGATTCATGCGAATCATACGTCAGCCATGCTTGACCGGATGGCTCAGCTCTGTCAGGAAGTTATGCCGTCGGCTCCACGGTATCTGATTGCAGAAGCTGTGGATGTGTGTGTGCATATCAGTCGGAACGATCGTTCTTCTGCAGGTCGGATTGTGACGGGTATTGCTGAGGTGAAGGGCCTCGGCGATGGTGGCGAGTGGCTTCTGGAGCAGCGGTTTGGTCAAGGTATACCGGAACTTTGCTGTATAGGCGGGCCTTGA
- a CDS encoding S26 family signal peptidase produces the protein MRRFIPLLSSCVFILLIALASVFSPFPLFIYNTTDSLPHGIYLVVPREYRYGDLVVFRVPDDVRTLVRERQWLPDDGFLMKRVAALPGDRVSTAGGHFVIEESDYGLVLDTDSMGRPMPGFDFCGILEEGVVVALAGSGNSFDSRYYGPLPVDAIIGVAFPLVLGDCF, from the coding sequence ATGCGTCGTTTTATTCCCCTTCTTTCTTCTTGTGTGTTTATTCTGCTGATTGCTTTGGCATCCGTTTTTTCCCCTTTTCCCCTTTTTATCTACAATACCACAGATAGTCTTCCTCATGGGATCTATCTGGTTGTTCCGCGAGAGTACCGCTATGGTGATCTTGTTGTGTTCAGGGTCCCTGATGATGTCAGGACTTTGGTTCGTGAGCGACAGTGGCTTCCTGATGATGGCTTTTTGATGAAGAGGGTTGCCGCTTTGCCAGGGGATCGGGTGAGTACTGCCGGAGGGCACTTTGTTATTGAGGAGAGCGATTACGGGCTTGTGCTTGATACGGATTCCATGGGTCGTCCGATGCCAGGGTTTGATTTTTGCGGTATTTTGGAGGAGGGCGTTGTCGTCGCGTTGGCTGGAAGTGGAAACAGCTTTGATTCGAGATATTACGGGCCTCTCCCGGTTGATGCGATTATTGGTGTGGCGTTTCCATTAGTACTTGGTGATTGTTTTTAA
- a CDS encoding TrbG/VirB9 family P-type conjugative transfer protein produces MNSKYSVSAMVAVFIFSAFSALSTYANDSAGKARYDGDVHVAAAESMGDDCEVMHYDYADQMYYDVYTAPGSETVIQLEPGERIVQPVYLQSPENWDVSVKDVQQDGQFCQHVAVTCSECASRSIMEIATDRRSYIIDLNSFEGSYMQVVKWNYLHETSHQTYAENR; encoded by the coding sequence ATGAATTCTAAATATTCTGTGTCGGCGATGGTTGCGGTGTTCATCTTTTCAGCTTTTTCTGCTCTGAGCACTTATGCCAATGATTCGGCTGGTAAGGCTCGCTATGATGGTGATGTTCATGTTGCTGCAGCAGAGTCTATGGGTGACGATTGTGAGGTGATGCATTATGATTATGCTGATCAAATGTACTATGATGTCTATACGGCACCGGGATCCGAAACGGTTATTCAGCTTGAGCCGGGAGAAAGGATTGTCCAGCCGGTCTATCTGCAGAGTCCTGAGAATTGGGATGTTTCGGTGAAGGATGTGCAGCAGGATGGACAGTTCTGCCAGCATGTTGCTGTAACGTGTTCTGAATGTGCCAGCCGCAGTATTATGGAGATTGCGACGGACAGACGCTCTTATATTATTGATCTGAACAGTTTTGAAGGCTCGTACATGCAGGTTGTGAAGTGGAATTATCTGCATGAGACTTCTCATCAGACCTATGCTGAGAACCGTTAA